One Littorina saxatilis isolate snail1 linkage group LG14, US_GU_Lsax_2.0, whole genome shotgun sequence genomic region harbors:
- the LOC138946548 gene encoding putative nuclease HARBI1, which translates to MEGDQFFFFLLMQHNNLHLRQLALVQELMRRRRRRPPAFWVRPWLTAQRRLMYGHFHCLMRELRIEDTASFFNFMRMEPQMFDELVDRLSPRITLQDTNCRKALEPGLKVAVTLRHLASGDRYPSLLYAFRVSRHTIAKFLPLVCQAIVDEYKDEVIACPTTAEEWQAIADEFERKWNVPHAVGALDGKHVAIRKPPQSGSLYYNYKGFFSLVMLALVDADYNFIWVDVGAMGHMSDAQIYNASEVKECFEDGTINLPPPQPMTNDDRPIPYFMLADDAFALRTYLMKPYSKRGMTDAELITNYRISRGRRVVENAFGILASRWQVLHTTLQQHPKVATSVVEAAVCLHNLMRMRYPRLQNAELDIEDAAHNIVPGDWRRRAPMHGLYRVRGANQASTEAKRQREYLRLYFNSPAGAVPWQQDMIRVRRQ; encoded by the coding sequence ATGGAAGGAGAtcagttctttttcttcttgctgATGCAGCACAATAACTTGCATTTACGCCAGCTTGCCCTTGTACAAGAACTGATGaggagaagaagacgaagacccCCAGCATTTTGGGTGAGACCATGGCTGACTGCCCAAAGGAGACTGATGTACGGACACTTTCATTGTCTCATGAGAGAGCTAAGGATAGAAGACACCGCATCCTTCTTCAACTTCATGCGAATGGAGCCCCAGATGTTCGATGAGTTGGTTGACAGACTGTCTCCTAGGATCACTCTGCAGGATACCAACTGTAGAAAAGCCCTGGAGCCCGGCCTCAAGGTTGCTGTTACCCTGAGACACCTGGCCTCTGGTGACCGCTACCCCAGCCTCTTATACGCCTTCAGAGTTTCACGTCACACGATTGCCAAGTTTCTTCCACTGGTCTGTCAAGCGATAGTTGACGAATACAAGGATGAGGTCATAGCATGTCCAACCACCGCAGAGGAATGGCAAGCCATTGCTGATGAATTTGAGAGAAAATGGAACGTCCCTCACGCTGTCGGTGCCCTTGATGGGAAACATGTGGCTATTCGGAAGCCTCCCCAGTCTGGAAGCCTCTATTACAATTATAAAGGCTTCTTCTCCTTGGTGATGCTGGCCCTGGTCGACGCCGACTACAACTTCATTTGGGTTGACGTAGGAGCCATGGGACACATGTCAGATGCACAGATCTACAATGCTTCCGAAGTAAAAGAGTGCTTCGAGGATGGGACCATCAATTTGCCACCGCCTCAGCCAATGACCAACGATGATAGGCCTATTCCCTACTTCATGCTCGCCGACGACGCGTTCGCCTTGCGAACGTACCTCATGAAACCATACAGCAAACGTGGTATGACTGATGCAGAACTCATCACCAACTACAGAATATCCAGAGGCCGCAGAGTTGTGGAGAATGCATTTGGCATTTTGGCCAGCAGGTGGCAAGTTCTCCACACCACGTTACAACAACATCCAAAGGTGGCAACAAGTGTGGTGGAAGCTGCAGTGTGTCTTCACAACCTCATGAGGATGAGATACCCAAGACTTCAAAATGCTGAACTGGACATAGAGGATGCAGCCCACAACATCGTGCCTGGAGATTGGAGGAGACGTGCCCCAATGCATGGACTGTATCGGGTCCGTGGAGCAAACCAAGCTTCCACCGAGGCGAAAAGGCAACGGGAGTATCTGAGACTGTACTTCAACAGCCCTGCTGGAGCTGTCCCTTGGCAACAGGACATGATTCGCGTCAGGCGCCAGTAA